GCCATATTAAACAAAAAAAATATGTGGAAATATTTAAAGCTAAAAGTGTGAAAGTTATAACCAAATCAAAAACCTATTTAAATATAGATGGTGAAGTTAAGGATATTGATAATGAAATCCTATTTACAATTAAAAAAGAAAAATTGCCAGTTATTATTAGTAATTAATAAAATTTAACAGGCATAAAAACCTCCCTTGGAAAGAAAATATCAAGTACTGGGAGGGATTTTTATGAAAAAAAAAGATAAGAAGGTTATTAGTATCGATATGGAAATGGGAATCAGCTTAAATAATCTAATATACATGTATGAGGATACAAAGGATTTGAATATGAAGAATAAAGAGGTGCGCAATAAAGCTTTAGAATCTAAAAAGGAAATTTAAAATATACGTTGGTATTTTTGATTGTATAGGGAAAGAAGAGATTTGTAAATGCCCTTATAAATAATGTTGGCCATGTTCATAACTAAGCTCAGTCTAGTATTTTGTAATACAATATATTCCATCATTCCCCCTACATTAACTACTCCTGTAATACTTATATCTCCAACAGGGGGAAGATTTTTATTTACTCCTAATCCGGGCTTTAAAGGGCCCTTTTTTATATTAATATATCCTATCTTGTCCATATTTCCTAAAGAAGCATCAATTGCTAATATAAAGGGGTTAGGATGTTGACTATTAATATAATGGGTAATATCTTCTAGATTTTTGGCATGTACTGGTTCTTCCAAAGTTCCAAATAGATAGACTTGTTCAAAAGGCTGAATGTGAGGAGCCAACTTATATCCAACTAAAGGGCCTAGGGAATCTCCTGTAGATCTATCTGTTCCAATACACAGAATGATTAGATCTTGTTTATTATCCATGTTTATAGCTATATATCTGGAAATTAAATTGGATATTTCAAATACTGCAAAAGAGGATCTGGAATCTATGTAGTTATTACTATAATTTAGCATATTGACCTCCTGAATACTAAGCTTTATTATAATTTTATGATAAAGGAACCTTATTAGAAGTATATCCATTAAGGAAAATATAAATACCTGTACAAATATACAAAAAGACGAAAAATGTTAAGAAAATTTAATAATTCACATAACCCAATAATTTTATAAGCATCTTTATGACTGAAAAAAATGGCTAAAATCAGTGGATAAAAGGGTAAGGTATATTAAATCGGAATAATGAATAGAATATTATTAGACAGGCTAATTAGGTTGAAAAAAAATATCATTGTGTTATAATGAGCTCATGAAAAGTTTACAGAATAGTTACAAACCTTATTGGTTATCCTCTTTCAATCCAATTTATAACAGGAGGTACTTTAATCATGGATAAACCAGAACATAAGGGTTTAGAAAATCAGGTTCTGACCCTTATAAGGAATAAGGTCATTGATAAGACTAATAAGCTAAAGAATAGATTTAAAGAAGAACCTAAGTTTAGGAAAGCGATAACATTGACAATGTTATTTGTAATAACGAGTTTATTGTTAACTACATATAAAATTAATGAAATAAGAACAAGAGCTTACGTGGTCTACTTTGGGGAAGACCAAATAGGAATTGTTAGAGAGCAAGAGGAAGCATTAAATATACTATCAGATATAAAAAGAGAGTTATCCAGTAAATATAACATAGATATCGTTTTAAACAAGGATATAAACTTTGAGGATACCCATGCAAAGGATGAACTATTATCATCGCCATCAGAAATAAAAAATAATATAAGGTCAAAGATTAGTTTCTTGGTAAGCGGTTATGCTCTAATAGTTGATGGTGAAGAACTTGCTTATACCAAAAAGAAAGAGGATTTGGAATACGTGATAGAGACTATTAAAAACCAGTATCTAGAAGGAATAGACGAAAATAGCAGTTTAGAAGAAGTAAGCTTTGTTGAAAACGTAAGGATTGAGAAAAGAGATATACCATTAAATAAATTAAGCGATAAAGAAGAGTTGTTAGATCATATTAAAAATGGTGGGGAGGAAATAAAAACCCATATAGTAGAGGTAGGAGAAAGCCTTTGGACTATAGCTAAGATTTATGATGTGAATGTGGACGATTTAATAGAAGCAAATTCTGATAAGGATCCGGAAAGGCTTCAGATAGGAGATGAAATTAAACTATTTAGACCTAAATCTTTGCTTACTGTAAAAACCGTTGAACGAATTCAATATAAGGAATATACAGATTATGAAGTAATGGTCGAATATGATGATAAGATGTATAAAACTGAAAAGAAAGTAAAGGTTAAGGGAGAAGAAGGAGAAAGTGAATATATTGCTAAAATTATAAAGCATAATGGAGCAATAGTTGAAAAGGAAATATTGGAAGAAAAAGTTATTAAGGAACCAAAAAATGAGCTGGTAGTACAAGGGACCAAGGAATTACCTAAAACCGCAGCTACAGGGGTATTTTTGATGCCTACTAGAGGGTACATATCTTCCAGATATGGTATGAGAAGTGGAAGAATGCATAGGGGATTGGATATTGCTGCAAAAATAGGTACCCCAATTAAAGCAGCGGATGGAGGAAAGGTAACTTTTGTAGGTAGAAAAGGAGCTTACGGAAATTTAGTTGAAATAGATCATGAAAATGGTTATGTTACAAGGTATGCCCACTGTAATACTATTAAAGTGAAGAAGGGCGATAGGGTATATAAAGGTCAAGTAATAGCAACGGTAGGAAATACGGGAAGGTCCACTGGGGCACATTTACATTTTGAAATAATTAAAAATGGTAAGTACCAAAATCCATCTAGTTATGTTAAATAAAAATTTTTATATGTAAATTAAAGGGCGATTAATCGCCCTTATAATTTTGAATCAAGTAAAAACAATATGATTAAAATTATGAATATGCTTTCCAATAACTCTTCTTGAAAATATTTAAAGCTTTCGTGGCTACTATTAGAAGGCTTTTTTTCATCTTCATCAAAAAGCAATCTCAGGTTTAGGAGGCCAGCCCCTTGCTTTTCCCTACTATCTTTAAGGTCAATACAGGATTTTAATAGCCTTTCTTTTATATCGGTAGATTTTAAATCTTTATGTTTTTCCAATAGCAAAGCAACAGCACCGGAAACTAATGGAGTAGCCATAGAAGTACCGCTTAAAACTTTATATCCATTTAATGTGTCATTGGATAAGGAATTGATATTCACTCCAGGTGCAACTATGTCGGGTTTTTCTACTCCTTCCTTTGTAGGGCCTCTACTGGAGAAAGAGGCTACTTCATCATCAAATGGGTCTATAGTTCTTTTATCGTCTGCAGCTCCTACTGTAATTACATTGGGGCTAACTCCAGGGGATAATATAGTTCTTTCACCTGGTCCGCTATTTCCAGCTGCAGCAACTACAATTATTCCCGCCTTTTCAGCTTCTCTACATGCCTTGCATAGTGGGTCTTTATTATAATCATTATTTGCAGGGCTGCCAAAAGAAAGGTTTAAAATTTTAGTTTTATATTTTTCCTTGGTTTCAATTACATATGATATAGCAGCAATGACGGTGGAAGTACTTCCGCCACCCTGTTTATCTAAAGCTTTAATTGCCAAAATATTTGATTCGGGAGCAATTCCCCTATATTTGCCTTTAGAAGAATAACCATTTCCAGCAATGATTCCAGCAACATGAGTTCCATGTCCATTATCATCATAGGGTTTGTCTTTATTATTAATGAAATCTTTAAATCCTATGATTCTACTATAGGGTTTTATTAAATCTTCATGTGGAGCAACTCCAGTATCTATTACTGCAACAGTTATACCTTTACCTTTATACTGATTTTCATGGGGCAAATAACCATCTACGGTAGGTACAGCAATGTCCAATTGGGTAAATACTTGGGAATCGAAACTAATATATTCAATATCAGGATTATCGGCTAATCTATAAATTGCATCGGTACTGAGATAACAAGCAACTCCATTTATTATAGGCAGTGAATTTTTTACTTTTGTAGATATATTCATAATTCCATTTTCCAATCTTTCATCTCTTTCCCTTAATTGTACTATTACAGGCAGCTCTTCATTCGATTGAGACATAATTTTAGCATTTAAAATAGGGCATATTTTTGAACTGACCATCCCTCTCATATATAAGACCACCTTTCTTGTTCTATTTTATGCGGCCAAATACAAAAATGTGTAAAAAAAAGGCCTTTTATTAGGCCTTTTTTTTCAAGATGATCTTGTATAATTCCCCTACGATGAAGGGGAATATTGAGAAAGATATAACTATCAGCCAATCTTTAAAGCTTAATGCATAAGTGTCAAATATAGGTTGTAAAAATGGCAAATATATTACTACTAACAACAGAACAAAAGAAATCAAAGTAGCGCAAGTCATGGTTTTATTAGAAAACATTCCAATTTCAAATACAGTATGCTTTTCACTTCTAGCAGAATATGCTCTTAGCAGTTCTGCAGTAATTAAAGTAGCAAAGGTAATAGTTCTTGCTTCTATTAAGCTTTCAGCACCGTAGGTTATTAAACCCCATCTGTAAGCAAATAAAGCTCCTAAAGCAATGGCAATACTTTGAACTATTATTCCTCTTATCATTCCTTTATCCAAAATAGGCTCATCTACATTACGGGGAGGAATTTTCATTATTTCAGGCTCTCCCTTTTCCATACCTAAGGCTAAAGCAGGAAAACTATCGGTAACTAGGTTTAACCATAATAATTGAATAGGAATAAGGGGTACTTCTAAACCTAAAAGGATACTTAAGAAAACGATCAATATTTCTCCTATATTACAGGATAAGAGGAAGAATACGAATTTCTTAATATTACTATAAATTATTCTACCTTCCTCAACAGCAGCTACAATGCTAGCAAAATTGTCATCAGTTAAAATTACTTCTGCTGTATTTTTAGCTACATCAGTTCCCGTAATCCCCATGGAGACACCAATATCTGCTTTTTTTAATGCTAAAGCGTCATTAACTCCATCTCCAGTCATAGCAGCAATTTCTCCGTTTGCCTTTAGTGCATCGATTATTCTTACTTTATGTTCAGGGGATACTCTTGCATAAACCCTTTTTTTCTTAACCAATTCTCTAAACTCATTATCTGAGACTTTGTCCAAATCGCTACCCATTATGGCTTCATCCTCATGGCTAGCCATGCCTAATTCCTTAGCAATGGCAAAAGCTGTGTCCTTATAATCGCCAGTAATCATGACGGTTTTAATTCCAGCTTCTTCGCATTTTTGTATAGCTTCCTTAGCTTCCTTTCTAGGTGGGTCTATCATTCCGACCAATCCTACAAAAACCATTTGGTTTTCAACATTTTCAGATGTAACTTTTTCTGGTAGTTTATCAAAAACTTTAAAGGCTAAAGCCAAAACTCTTAATGCATCCCTAGAAAATTTAGTATTAATATTTAATATATCTTCCTTCAACTCTTCAGTAAGAGGAACGATTTTGCCATTAATATAGATGCTATTGCTTCTATTTATAACTATATCAGGAGCTCCTTTGGTGAAGGAAACTAGCTTACTTGGGAAGAAGTTCTCATGGATAGTAGTCATCATCTTTCGTGCAGAATCGAAGGGTATTTCATCTACTCTAGGATATTTTTTGTTTAATTCCTCCTTGGTCATATTTCCTTTACCAGCTAATGTGACTAAAGCTCCTTCTGTAGGATCTCCTAAAATCCTATATCCTTCATCTGTCTTATCTAATACTGCATCATTACAAAGTAAGCCTATAGTTAATAGTGTATTAAGGTTTTCCGACTCCTCTAAGGAAAGAATTGAATCTCCTATTTTAAATTCACCTATTGGTTCATATCCAATTCCGGAAACATCAACAATTTTGTTGTCGGTAAAAACTTTTACTACGGTCATTTCATTTTGTGTAAGGGTTCCAGTTTTATCAGAGCAGATTACAGTAGTACATCCTAAAGTTTCCACAGCTAATAATTTTTTTACTATAGCATTTCGTTTTACCATTCGGTTCATACCTAATGCTAAAACTATAGTTACTATTGCTGGCAATCCTTCAGGAATGGCAGCTACAGCTAAACTAATTGCAATCATAAACATTTCCAAAAGGTCTCTTCCTTGTAATAGACCAATTCCAAATACCAATACACATACAGTTATACAGGCAATTCCTAAGTACTTTCCCAATTGATTCAATCTATTTTGTAAGGGAGTAGCTTCCTCTTCATAGGTTTGAATCATAGTTGCAATTTTTCCTATTTCGGTATCATGACCAGTTCCTACTACTACTCCTTTACCTCTACCATAGGAAACGATGGTGCTCATGTAAGCCATATTCTTCCTATCTCCTAGAGATACTTCGCTGTTAAAAACTTCTTGAGCATTCTTTTCAACTGGTACCGATTCTCCAGTAAGAGATGCTTCTTCTATTTTTAAGTTCGAGCTTTCAATTAATCTCAAATCTGCTGGTATAATATCTCCAGATTCTAACAGTACAATATCCCCAGGGACTAAAGCATTAGCTGGAACGATGGTAGTAGCTCCATCTCTTATTACTTTAGCATTGGGAGCAGCCATTTTTTTCAGAGCTTCTAAGGCTTTTTCTGCCTTCCCTTCTTGGTACAATCCTAATAGAGCATTTATTATAACGATGGATAATATAACAACAGAGTCCGTTTTTTCTCCAACAATATATGAAATGATACTAGCTGCAATTAATATGATAATAAGAAAATCATTAAATTGGGCTAATACCTTAGAAAAAAAACTTTTTTTGGATTCCTCCTTTAGTTCGTTAAATCCATATTTTTCTAATCGCTTTTCTGCTTCTTCACTGGATAGGCCAACTTTATCATCGGTGTTTAAGTTGGTTAACAGATATTCTACATCTTTTTTGTGAAACTCCATGCAAAACCCTTCCTTTCTTTTTTATTATTATACCTCTAATGTTGAAAATTAAAAGGTATATTTGTTAGTTTGTGGTAAATGTTGAATCCTAGAGCAAAGGTTGTTAAAATATAATATGTTAAATAAAAAAGACCTTTGTTTAGCATGATTTGCTAAACAAAGGTCTTGCTACCCAGTTAATAGGGCTAGTTAGCCGGGACTGATCCGTACTGACGACCAACTATTTTAAGCTACTCCCCTTTGTTGATATCAATTATACAATATTTAATTCAAAGATTCAATATAAAAATATTCATAAATTGAAAAATTAAATAGCCGTTTGACAAGTTTAGCTTATTATAAGATAATTTAACCATAAAGGTAGATTGGTATTTTCTTAAGAAATTTATTTCACTTTATATTATAGATGGAGTGATTTTTATGAGTAAAAAGATATTATTGGTGGAAGATGAAAAAGCTATTGCTGAAATAGTAAAGTTTAATTTAGAAAAGGAAGGCTTTTCTGTTGATTTGGCTTTTGATGGAGAAGAAGCTATTGAAAAAGTACATAGCCTTTTACCGGAACTAATCCTTTTAGAT
This genomic window from Tepidimicrobium xylanilyticum contains:
- a CDS encoding calcium-transporting P-type ATPase, PMR1-type; amino-acid sequence: MEFHKKDVEYLLTNLNTDDKVGLSSEEAEKRLEKYGFNELKEESKKSFFSKVLAQFNDFLIIILIAASIISYIVGEKTDSVVILSIVIINALLGLYQEGKAEKALEALKKMAAPNAKVIRDGATTIVPANALVPGDIVLLESGDIIPADLRLIESSNLKIEEASLTGESVPVEKNAQEVFNSEVSLGDRKNMAYMSTIVSYGRGKGVVVGTGHDTEIGKIATMIQTYEEEATPLQNRLNQLGKYLGIACITVCVLVFGIGLLQGRDLLEMFMIAISLAVAAIPEGLPAIVTIVLALGMNRMVKRNAIVKKLLAVETLGCTTVICSDKTGTLTQNEMTVVKVFTDNKIVDVSGIGYEPIGEFKIGDSILSLEESENLNTLLTIGLLCNDAVLDKTDEGYRILGDPTEGALVTLAGKGNMTKEELNKKYPRVDEIPFDSARKMMTTIHENFFPSKLVSFTKGAPDIVINRSNSIYINGKIVPLTEELKEDILNINTKFSRDALRVLALAFKVFDKLPEKVTSENVENQMVFVGLVGMIDPPRKEAKEAIQKCEEAGIKTVMITGDYKDTAFAIAKELGMASHEDEAIMGSDLDKVSDNEFRELVKKKRVYARVSPEHKVRIIDALKANGEIAAMTGDGVNDALALKKADIGVSMGITGTDVAKNTAEVILTDDNFASIVAAVEEGRIIYSNIKKFVFFLLSCNIGEILIVFLSILLGLEVPLIPIQLLWLNLVTDSFPALALGMEKGEPEIMKIPPRNVDEPILDKGMIRGIIVQSIAIALGALFAYRWGLITYGAESLIEARTITFATLITAELLRAYSARSEKHTVFEIGMFSNKTMTCATLISFVLLLVVIYLPFLQPIFDTYALSFKDWLIVISFSIFPFIVGELYKIILKKKA
- the yyaC gene encoding spore protease YyaC; its protein translation is MLNYSNNYIDSRSSFAVFEISNLISRYIAINMDNKQDLIILCIGTDRSTGDSLGPLVGYKLAPHIQPFEQVYLFGTLEEPVHAKNLEDITHYINSQHPNPFILAIDASLGNMDKIGYINIKKGPLKPGLGVNKNLPPVGDISITGVVNVGGMMEYIVLQNTRLSLVMNMANIIYKGIYKSLLSLYNQKYQRIF
- a CDS encoding S8 family peptidase; translated protein: MRGMVSSKICPILNAKIMSQSNEELPVIVQLRERDERLENGIMNISTKVKNSLPIINGVACYLSTDAIYRLADNPDIEYISFDSQVFTQLDIAVPTVDGYLPHENQYKGKGITVAVIDTGVAPHEDLIKPYSRIIGFKDFINNKDKPYDDNGHGTHVAGIIAGNGYSSKGKYRGIAPESNILAIKALDKQGGGSTSTVIAAISYVIETKEKYKTKILNLSFGSPANNDYNKDPLCKACREAEKAGIIVVAAAGNSGPGERTILSPGVSPNVITVGAADDKRTIDPFDDEVASFSSRGPTKEGVEKPDIVAPGVNINSLSNDTLNGYKVLSGTSMATPLVSGAVALLLEKHKDLKSTDIKERLLKSCIDLKDSREKQGAGLLNLRLLFDEDEKKPSNSSHESFKYFQEELLESIFIILIILFLLDSKL
- a CDS encoding peptidoglycan DD-metalloendopeptidase family protein; the protein is MDKPEHKGLENQVLTLIRNKVIDKTNKLKNRFKEEPKFRKAITLTMLFVITSLLLTTYKINEIRTRAYVVYFGEDQIGIVREQEEALNILSDIKRELSSKYNIDIVLNKDINFEDTHAKDELLSSPSEIKNNIRSKISFLVSGYALIVDGEELAYTKKKEDLEYVIETIKNQYLEGIDENSSLEEVSFVENVRIEKRDIPLNKLSDKEELLDHIKNGGEEIKTHIVEVGESLWTIAKIYDVNVDDLIEANSDKDPERLQIGDEIKLFRPKSLLTVKTVERIQYKEYTDYEVMVEYDDKMYKTEKKVKVKGEEGESEYIAKIIKHNGAIVEKEILEEKVIKEPKNELVVQGTKELPKTAATGVFLMPTRGYISSRYGMRSGRMHRGLDIAAKIGTPIKAADGGKVTFVGRKGAYGNLVEIDHENGYVTRYAHCNTIKVKKGDRVYKGQVIATVGNTGRSTGAHLHFEIIKNGKYQNPSSYVK